One Dioscorea cayenensis subsp. rotundata cultivar TDr96_F1 chromosome 17, TDr96_F1_v2_PseudoChromosome.rev07_lg8_w22 25.fasta, whole genome shotgun sequence DNA window includes the following coding sequences:
- the LOC120280181 gene encoding uncharacterized protein LOC120280181 isoform X1: MGHRQFLDSNHKFRVDKKSFDGTEEFKIMPNPPSTTEILHQLEGFQNEFGKGHSNLASKRRRLALKDSKDYYNWKKKSIFFELPYWEHNLVQHNLDVMHIEKNICDSLLGTLLNIAGKSKDTLKARLDLCEMKIRTKLHPIGVGNKTYIPPAFFTMNIQEKEKFCTLLKNVKVPDGYSSNISRCVNLRDLKVIGLKSHDCHVMIHQLLPIAIWRTLSKPVVATLVELCSFFRELCSKKVYMRDLDRLQLSVVQTLCNLERIFPPAFFDVMIHLVVHLATEAKLAGPVQYHWMYPIERYLLTLKSYVRNRSRPEGSIAEGYIVEECITFCSRYFEGVDTRFYKTPRNDDFGDPFNGHGIGKSTTFTLNPIEWKQAHRYMLFNSESLDYCISEHKAELKRQNRWISTYELDKMHHQKFDEWIFHKVQNVQNSSLPVEVIHLAKGPDIVARSYNAFTINGFRFHVKARERKRKIQNSGVVVVASTMSFASTSDKNPIESEITYFGVLNNIIELNYHGWKRIVLFKCEWIDVTKGTKKDDLGFTLVNLNQLSNTGANEYDEPFILASQALQAFYVEDPSEPNWHVAIQTKPRDFYDMQNDPSNEDYLQSIPCNELNLVDDIFSGDNNINWERTDMEGVMVDEAINSVDIDTLMKDSTNEYDEDTD, translated from the exons ATGGGGCATCGTCAATTTCTTGATTCTAATCATAAGTTTAGAGTAGACAAAAAGTCTTTTGATGGAACAGAGGAGTTCAAGATTATGCCAAATCCGCCGTCTACTACAGAAATTTTACACCAATTAGAGGGTTTTCAAAATGAATTTGGGAAAGGGCACTCTAATTTGGCATCAAAACGGAGGAGGCTAGCACTAAAAGATTCCAAAGATTACTACAACTGGAAGAAGAAAAGCATATTCTTTGAACTACCTTATTGGGAGCATAATTTAGTACAGCATAATTTGGATGTGATGCATATTGAGAAAAACATATGTGACAGTTTGCTCGGGACATTACTTAATATAGCTGGAAAAAGTAAAGATACATTGAAGGCTCGCTTAGACTTGtgtgaaatgaaaataagaacaaagctTCATCCAATTGGGGTTGGAAATAAAACTTATATCCCTCCTGCATTCTTTACAATGAATAtacaagagaaagagaaattcTGTACTTTGttgaaaaatgtgaaagttCCGGATGGATATTCTTCAAATATTTCACGTTGTGTAAATTTGAGAGATCTCAAGGTTATTGGTCTCAAAAGTCATGATTGTCATGTGATGATACATCAATTACTACCCATAGCAATATGGCGGACATTATCGAAGCCAGTTGTAGCAACTCTTGTTGAATTATGTTCATTCTTTAGAGAGTTATGTTCGAAGAAAGTATATATGAGGGATCTTGATAGATTACAGTTATCAGTTGTACAAACCCTTTGCAATCTAGAGAGGATTTTTCCACCGGCATTCTTTGATGTGATGATTCACTTGGTTGTCCACTTAGCTACTGAGGCAAAACTTGCTGGACCAGTACAGTACCATTGGATGTATCCTATTGAAAG GTATCTTCTTACATTGAAATCATATGTTCGCAATCGGAGTAGACCAGAAGGTTCAATTGCTGAAGGCTACATTGTGGAGGAATGCATTACCTTTTGTTCAAGATATTTTGAAGGAGTTGATACAAGATTTTATAAAACACCACGCAATGATGATTTTGGGGACCCATTTAATGGTCATGGTATAGGAAAATCAACAACATTTACGCTTAATCCTATTGAGTGGAAACAAGCACATCGTTACATGTTATTTAATTCTGAATCCCTTGATTATTGTATCAg tgAGCATAAAGCAGAACTCAAAAGACAAAATCGATGGATTAGCACTTATGAGCTTGATAAGATGCATCACCAGAAGTTTGATGAGTGGATATTCCACAAAGTTCAAAATGTGCAAAATTCTTCCTTACCTGTTGAAGTTATACATCTAGCTAAAGGTCCAGACATAGTAGCCAGGAGTTACAATGCTTTCACTATCAATGGATTCAGATTCCATGTTAAAGCTCGAGAGCGCAAAAGGAAAATACAGAATAGTGGAGTGGTTGTCGTTGCTTCAACTATGAGTTTTGCAAGTACAAGTGACAAAAACCCAATTGAGAGCGAGATAACATATTTTGGAgtcttaaataatattattgaacTCAACTATCATGGATGGAAACGGATTGTATTGTTCAAATGCGAGTGGATTGATGTTACAAAAGGGACAAAGAAGGATGATTTAGGGTTTACTCTTGTGAACTTAAACCAATTATCTAATACAGGAGCAAATGAATATGACGAGCCTTTCATTTTGGCATCTCAAGCACTACAAGCATTTTATGTTGAAGATCCTTCAGAACCAAATTGGCATGTGGCTATTCAAACAAAGCCTAGAGATTTCTATGACATGCAAAATGATCCCTCAAATGAAGACTATTTGCAAAGCATACCAtgcaatgaattgaatttagtGGATGACATTTTCAGTGGTGATAATAACATAAATTGGGAACGGACAGATATGGAGGGAGTAATGGTTGATGAAGCTATCAACTCTGTTGACATTGACACTTTAATGAAGGATTCAActaatgaatatgatgaagataCTGATTAA
- the LOC120280181 gene encoding uncharacterized protein LOC120280181 isoform X3: MWPLTRHGSLRRRVEGPTLSNPSSSHSISTGPTSDRVHDGSTSDSGTQKNVRGRTRLEGLWNSDGNSTKKVVLANSRGQPVGDGARELGQFLGTMVHRPRFFSFRYTDWRHVPQEDKEKVWQRVQDVFDIDINLKEWALQSFNKKWKDFKCQLKKTNYNPFKGDKVGAKRNRPLELEQVEWNWLVDFWESDTGKMREDKGKINRGKQSMPHTSGTKSFARRFYEETINNDGVELSRLDMFLKLHQRRDGTFVDAVAEERVAQMKTLSSQLPEDYQSSSTVRDKIFSQVMGEDNHGRCRMYGLGVSLKDLHGPHPTRRELMERCERLESQNRRLESQNRRLESQNKMMENDITDLKNKVDILIQAAGRQSGVEGGVVAILSAISRKGPGTSHSQNNDIGSSNPNEDGDQDHIASTDVISKN; this comes from the exons ATGTGGCCTCTTACAAGACATGGTAGCCTTCGTCGTAGAGTAGAAGGTCCAACTCTATCTAATCCAAGCTCAAGCCACTCTATAAGCACTGGCCCTACTTCAGATCGTGTACATGATGGGTCTACTTCTGATTCTG gaACTCAAAAGAATGTTAGAGGTCGTACCAGGCTTGAGGGATTATGGAACAGTGATGGGAACTCAACAAAAAAAGTTGTCCTTGCTAATAGTAGGGGACAACCAGTTGGTGATGGTGCTCGAGAGTTGGGCCAATTTCTAGGTACTATGGTACATAgacctagatttttttctttccgaTACACAGATTGGAGGCATGTGCCACAAGAAGATAAGGAGAAAGTTTGGCAAAGAGTGCAG GATGTTTTTGATATTGACATCAATCTCAAAGAATGGGCGCTTCagtcatttaataaaaaatggaagGATTTTAAATGTCAacttaaaaaaaccaattataaTCCTTTCAAGGGCGACAAAGTAGGTGCAAAAAGAAATCGTCCTTTGGAGTTAGAACAAGTAGAATGGAATTGGTTGGTAGATTTTTGGGAAAGTGATACTGGAAAG ATGCGCGAGGATAAAGGCAAAATAAATCGAGGGAAACAAAGCATGCCTCACACATCTGGCACAAAAAGTTTTGCAAGAAGATTTTATGAAGAG ACTATCAATAATGATGGGGTAGAACTATCACGACTAGACATGTTTCTCAAGTTACATCAAAGAAGAGATGGGACATTTGTTGATGCTGTTGCAGAAGAAAGAGTT GCCCAAATGAAAACTTTGTCATCCCAACTACCAGAGGATTACCAAAGTTCTAGTACGGTAAGGGATAAAATATTCTCCCAGGTCATGGGAGAAGATAACCATGGGCGTTGCAGAATGTATGGTCTAGGAGTTTCACTTAAAGACCTTCATGGACCTCATCCCACTCGCCGTGAACTAATGGAAAGGTGTGAACGCCTAGAAAGCCAAAATAGACGCTTGGAAAGTCAAAATAGACGCTTGGAAAGTCAAAATAAAATGATGGAAAATGATATTACTGATTTGAAGAACAAAGTAGATATATTGATTCAAGCTGCTGGTCGCCAAAGTGGTGTGGAAGGTGGTGTTGTTGCTATATTATCCGCAATATCTAGaaag GGTCCGGGGACATCTCACTCACAAAATAATGACATCGGATCTTCTAATCCCAATGAAGATGGAGATCAAGATCATATAGCTTCTACTG atgtaatttctaaaaattaa
- the LOC120280181 gene encoding uncharacterized protein LOC120280181 isoform X2, whose amino-acid sequence MDKTWMTKSRLSVEYEQGVREFLEFAFSNTMSNQILCPCRRCVNSVLLTRDEVYEHLIIHGILKLYKNWYEHGEQPPSSSNANIEQHDDLPSHVNANEVLEDGFAMSDDNMRDETTSPASSPGDLNNETGQFFKLLEDANKELYPGCARFTKLTFIVRLYHIKCLSGWSNKSLDLLLALLKEALPEGETLPESFYELKKIVKDLGLDYKKIDACPNDCMLYWKEAAHDEICKVCGASRWKQMQKDLRNEVSSSAEKEKKIPEKVLRHFPLVPRLQRLFMSSKLAPLMIWHDQDRVKDGFIRHPADSTTWKDFDAKHMLFSSDRRNVRLGLATDGFNPFGTMSVSYSTWSIILTVYNLPPWMCMKQPNFILSLLIPGPRGPGNDIDVYLQPLIDELKNLWELGVSTYDAHTNQIFQMKAALLWTISDFPGYAMLSG is encoded by the exons ATGGACAAGACATGGATGACAAAGTCAAG GTTGAGTGTTGAATATGAACAAGGAGTTAGGGAATTCTTGGAATTTGCATTTTCTAATACAATGTCAAATCAAATCTTGTGCCCATGTAGAAGATGTGTCAACAGTGTCCTTTTGACAAGAGATGAGGTGTATGAACATCTTATTATTCATGGTATactgaaattatataaaaattggtACGAACATGGAGAACAACCACCATCTTCTTCAAATGCAAATATTGAACAACATGATGATTTGCCAAGCCATGTTAATGCGAATGAAGTATTAGAAGATGGGTTTGCTATGTCAGATGATAACATGAGAGATGAGACAACATCACCAGCTTCATCTCCGGGAGATTTGAATAATGAAACCGGTCAATTTTTTAAACTTCTTGAAGATGCAAACAAAGAGTTATATCCAGGATGTGCTAGATTCACGAAACTCACATTTATTGTTCGGCTATATCACATAAAGTGCTTATCAGGATGGAGTAATAAATCTTTAGATTTGTTGCTTGCACTCTTGAAAGAAGCACTTCCAGAGGGAGAGACATTACCAGAAtctttttatgaattaaaaaagatTGTTAAGGACTTGGGTCTTGACTATAAGAAAATAGACGCATGTCCAAATGACTGTATGTTGTACTGGAAAGAAGCCGCACATGATGAGATTTGCAAAGTATGTGGAGCTTCTAGGTGGAAGCAAATGCAAAAGGACTTAAGAAATGAGGTATCTTCTTCTgcagaaaaggagaaaaaaattccTGAGAAAGTATTACGACATTTTCCTTTAGTCCCAAGATTACAAAGATTGTTCATGTCATCAAAATTAGCCCCACTAATGATATGGCATGATCAAGATCGGGTGAAAGATGGATTCATAAGACATCCTGCAGATTCAACAACATGGAAGGATTTTGATGCTAAGCACATGTTATTTTCTTCAGATCGTCGAAATGTAAGGCTTGGTTTAGCAACAGATGGTTTTAATCCATTTGGGACTATGAGTGTTTCCTATAGCACTTGGTCGATTATATTAACTGTATACAATTTGCCTCCATGGATGTGCATGAAGCAaccaaattttatattatcattattgattcCTGGTCCACGTGGACCAGGAAATGACATTGATGTGTACCTGCAACCTTTGATAGATGAGTTGAAGAATTTGTGGGAATTAGGTGTTAGTACTTATGATGCACACACAAATCAGATCTTTCAGATGAAAGCCGCATTGTTGTGGACCATCAGTGATTTCCCGGGTTATGCTATGTTATCAGGATGA
- the LOC120280181 gene encoding uncharacterized protein LOC120280181 isoform X4 gives MWPLTRHGSLRRRVEGPTLSNPSSSHSISTGPTSDRVHDGSTSDSGTQKNVRGRTRLEGLWNSDGNSTKKVVLANSRGQPVGDGARELGQFLGTMVHRPRFFSFRYTDWRHVPQEDKEKVWQRVQDVFDIDINLKEWALQSFNKKWKDFKCQLKKTNYNPFKGDKVGAKRNRPLELEQVEWNWLVDFWESDTGKMREDKGKINRGKQSMPHTSGTKSFARRFYEETINNDGVELSRLDMFLKLHQRRDGTFVDAVAEERAQMKTLSSQLPEDYQSSSTVRDKIFSQVMGEDNHGRCRMYGLGVSLKDLHGPHPTRRELMERCERLESQNRRLESQNRRLESQNKMMENDITDLKNKVDILIQAAGRQSGVEGGVVAILSAISRKGPGTSHSQNNDIGSSNPNEDGDQDHIASTDVISKN, from the exons ATGTGGCCTCTTACAAGACATGGTAGCCTTCGTCGTAGAGTAGAAGGTCCAACTCTATCTAATCCAAGCTCAAGCCACTCTATAAGCACTGGCCCTACTTCAGATCGTGTACATGATGGGTCTACTTCTGATTCTG gaACTCAAAAGAATGTTAGAGGTCGTACCAGGCTTGAGGGATTATGGAACAGTGATGGGAACTCAACAAAAAAAGTTGTCCTTGCTAATAGTAGGGGACAACCAGTTGGTGATGGTGCTCGAGAGTTGGGCCAATTTCTAGGTACTATGGTACATAgacctagatttttttctttccgaTACACAGATTGGAGGCATGTGCCACAAGAAGATAAGGAGAAAGTTTGGCAAAGAGTGCAG GATGTTTTTGATATTGACATCAATCTCAAAGAATGGGCGCTTCagtcatttaataaaaaatggaagGATTTTAAATGTCAacttaaaaaaaccaattataaTCCTTTCAAGGGCGACAAAGTAGGTGCAAAAAGAAATCGTCCTTTGGAGTTAGAACAAGTAGAATGGAATTGGTTGGTAGATTTTTGGGAAAGTGATACTGGAAAG ATGCGCGAGGATAAAGGCAAAATAAATCGAGGGAAACAAAGCATGCCTCACACATCTGGCACAAAAAGTTTTGCAAGAAGATTTTATGAAGAG ACTATCAATAATGATGGGGTAGAACTATCACGACTAGACATGTTTCTCAAGTTACATCAAAGAAGAGATGGGACATTTGTTGATGCTGTTGCAGAAGAAAGA GCCCAAATGAAAACTTTGTCATCCCAACTACCAGAGGATTACCAAAGTTCTAGTACGGTAAGGGATAAAATATTCTCCCAGGTCATGGGAGAAGATAACCATGGGCGTTGCAGAATGTATGGTCTAGGAGTTTCACTTAAAGACCTTCATGGACCTCATCCCACTCGCCGTGAACTAATGGAAAGGTGTGAACGCCTAGAAAGCCAAAATAGACGCTTGGAAAGTCAAAATAGACGCTTGGAAAGTCAAAATAAAATGATGGAAAATGATATTACTGATTTGAAGAACAAAGTAGATATATTGATTCAAGCTGCTGGTCGCCAAAGTGGTGTGGAAGGTGGTGTTGTTGCTATATTATCCGCAATATCTAGaaag GGTCCGGGGACATCTCACTCACAAAATAATGACATCGGATCTTCTAATCCCAATGAAGATGGAGATCAAGATCATATAGCTTCTACTG atgtaatttctaaaaattaa
- the LOC120280181 gene encoding uncharacterized protein LOC120280181 isoform X5, with translation MWPLTRHGSLRRRVEGPTLSNPSSSHSISTGPTSDRVHDGSTSDSGTQKNVRGRTRLEGLWNSDGNSTKKVVLANSRGQPVGDGARELGQFLGTMVHRPRFFSFRYTDWRHVPQEDKEKVWQRVQDVFDIDINLKEWALQSFNKKWKDFKCQLKKTNYNPFKGDKVGAKRNRPLELEQVEWNWLVDFWESDTGKMREDKGKINRGKQSMPHTSGTKSFARRFYEETINNDGVELSRLDMFLKLHQRRDGTFVDAVAEERVAQMKTLSSQLPEDYQSSSTVRDKIFSQVMGEDNHGRCRMYGLGVSLKDLHGPHPTRRELMERCERLESQNRRLESQNRRLESQNKMMENDITDLKNKVDILIQAAGRQSGVEGGVVAILSAISRKGPGTSHSQNNDIGSSNPNEDGDQDHIASTGLQ, from the exons ATGTGGCCTCTTACAAGACATGGTAGCCTTCGTCGTAGAGTAGAAGGTCCAACTCTATCTAATCCAAGCTCAAGCCACTCTATAAGCACTGGCCCTACTTCAGATCGTGTACATGATGGGTCTACTTCTGATTCTG gaACTCAAAAGAATGTTAGAGGTCGTACCAGGCTTGAGGGATTATGGAACAGTGATGGGAACTCAACAAAAAAAGTTGTCCTTGCTAATAGTAGGGGACAACCAGTTGGTGATGGTGCTCGAGAGTTGGGCCAATTTCTAGGTACTATGGTACATAgacctagatttttttctttccgaTACACAGATTGGAGGCATGTGCCACAAGAAGATAAGGAGAAAGTTTGGCAAAGAGTGCAG GATGTTTTTGATATTGACATCAATCTCAAAGAATGGGCGCTTCagtcatttaataaaaaatggaagGATTTTAAATGTCAacttaaaaaaaccaattataaTCCTTTCAAGGGCGACAAAGTAGGTGCAAAAAGAAATCGTCCTTTGGAGTTAGAACAAGTAGAATGGAATTGGTTGGTAGATTTTTGGGAAAGTGATACTGGAAAG ATGCGCGAGGATAAAGGCAAAATAAATCGAGGGAAACAAAGCATGCCTCACACATCTGGCACAAAAAGTTTTGCAAGAAGATTTTATGAAGAG ACTATCAATAATGATGGGGTAGAACTATCACGACTAGACATGTTTCTCAAGTTACATCAAAGAAGAGATGGGACATTTGTTGATGCTGTTGCAGAAGAAAGAGTT GCCCAAATGAAAACTTTGTCATCCCAACTACCAGAGGATTACCAAAGTTCTAGTACGGTAAGGGATAAAATATTCTCCCAGGTCATGGGAGAAGATAACCATGGGCGTTGCAGAATGTATGGTCTAGGAGTTTCACTTAAAGACCTTCATGGACCTCATCCCACTCGCCGTGAACTAATGGAAAGGTGTGAACGCCTAGAAAGCCAAAATAGACGCTTGGAAAGTCAAAATAGACGCTTGGAAAGTCAAAATAAAATGATGGAAAATGATATTACTGATTTGAAGAACAAAGTAGATATATTGATTCAAGCTGCTGGTCGCCAAAGTGGTGTGGAAGGTGGTGTTGTTGCTATATTATCCGCAATATCTAGaaag GGTCCGGGGACATCTCACTCACAAAATAATGACATCGGATCTTCTAATCCCAATGAAGATGGAGATCAAGATCATATAGCTTCTACTG GTTTGCAATGA